Proteins co-encoded in one Clarias gariepinus isolate MV-2021 ecotype Netherlands chromosome 13, CGAR_prim_01v2, whole genome shotgun sequence genomic window:
- the LOC128536030 gene encoding anti-Muellerian hormone type-2 receptor-like, producing the protein MPLTLDVSIVFIVWLSTCFPSRAATPKRRCMYFAKPQNTELTKVAGNISGHWQLCAITECCMGYFQLEDGKPKPDLLGCTRNTTNCPNSSCHASMYQKNIIGCVCSSDFCNTNITWNQKTTQNDTKQPQKAFNTTNILSASILIIPAGALILYIFHAIAMKWRILPKCSRQVTRPDTHYILEVLNNDLSKQLEMQKVLACGSFARVWQGTFQGSSVAVKVFPPALKQEFTKEKDVYKLPLMMHSGIVRFLANGKMENEFVLVLELATQGSLNVFLSRVMCDWACTLKLAQTLSQGLAYLHTDLQMNEAYKPAVAHCDLSSSNVLVKANGSCVLCDFGCSTVLERKALQGYTGMVEGRIQMGTLQYMAPEILEGCVNLSSGRCLLQGDVYSLGLLLWELLMRCSDLCNDFPVPEHMLPYETELGRNPSLEHLLTFVLEKRLRPTIPRPWARVSQGPLLHELLEDCWDHDADARLTAECVANRLASLPPRCCFVMNEVGV; encoded by the exons ATGCCGCTTACGCTAGATGTGAGCATTGTGTTTATAG TTTGGTTGTCGACATGCTTCCCTTCACGAGCAGCCACTCCAAAGAGAAGATGTATGTACTTTGCCAAGCCACAAAACACTGAATTGACTAAGGTCGCAGGAAACATAAGTGGCCATTGGCAGCTCTGTGCCATAACTGAATGCTGCATGGGTTACTTCCAGCTGGAGGATGGAAAACCCAAGCCTGACCTCTTAG GTTGTACTAGAAACACGACAAACTGCCCCAACTCTTCATGCCATGCATCAATGtatcaaaaaaatattattgggtgtgtgtgcagctCCGATTTCTGCAACACGAACATCACTTGGAACCAGAAAACCACGCAAAATGACACCAAGCAACCTCAGAAGGCATTTAATACTACAA ATATACTGAGCGCCAGCATCCTAATTATTCCTGCTGGAGCTTTGATTCTGTACATTTTCCATGCAATTGCAATGAAATGGAGAATTCTTCCTAAATGCAGca GACAAGTAACACGTCCAGACACACATTATATCCTAGAGGTACTTAATAATGACCTGAGCAAACAACTGGAGATGCAAAAG gTACTTGCTTGCGGCAGTTTTGCACGCGTGTGGCAGGGAACGTTCCAGGGATCATCGGTGGCTGTGAAAGTGTTTcctccagcactaaaacaagAGTTCACCAAGGAGAAAGATGTTTACAAGCTACCTCTAATGATGCATTCTGGCATCGTTAGATTTCTTGCAAATGGAAAAATGGAGAACGAGTTTGTGCTTGTTTTGGAACTGGCAACCCAG gGTTCTTTGAATGTATTTCTATCTAGAGTGATGTGTGACTGGGCGTGTACGCTGAAACTAGCTCAGACCCTATCGCAAGGATTGGCCTATCTGCATACAGACTTACAAATGAACG AAGCCTATAAACCAGCAGTGGCTCATTGTGATCTCAGCAGCAGTAATGTTCTGGTGAAAGCTAATGGTTCTTGTGTTCTGTGTGACTTTGGATGCTCCACGGTGCTAGAGCGCAAAGCCTTGCAGGGTTATACTGGCATGGTAGag GGCAGAATTCAGATGGGGACTCTGCAGTACATGGCGCCTGAGATTTTGGAGGGATGTGTCAATCTGAGCAGCGGTCGATGTTTGCTGCAGGGAGATGTGTACTCCTTAGGACTACTGCTCTGGGAGCTGCTGATGCGGTGTTCTGACCTCTGCAATG ATTTTCCGGTTCCAGAACATATGTTGCCCTATGAGACGGAACTGGGACGCAATCCTTCCCTTGAACACCTACTTACCTTTGTATTAGAGAAAAGATTGCGTCCAACTATACCTCGTCCATGGGCCAGGGTTTCTCAG GGACCGCTTCTCCATGAGCTCCTTGAAGATTGCTGGGATCACGATGCAGATGCAAGACTCACAGCAGAGTGTGTGGCCAACAGGCTAGCTTCTTTACCTCCCCGATGTTGCTTTGTAATGAATGAAGTTGGAGTGTAA
- the ak7b gene encoding adenylate kinase 7 isoform X2, protein MAAEAKILSPSSKRVFINNVDKFTSKYIAKFLSSCVPGASHVAKQPEDEEKIQSSFEGTFQIVGTVSGETEEKSIFAVEEYTNLTHEELFQHLMESDVIIYNIYNEHADQIEEASWAVSALHKEVDAFSQPKMFILISSVMTWALTRPLDPNDQEASFTEEDYRRRKPHLSYKDHIAVEKLVVKLGKSNQSKFSTYVVASGLQYGKGEQAFHFFFKTSWLGEKAEVPIFGDGSNIIPTIHISDLAGIVQNVINRKPKPQYFLAVDESQNTVGEIISAIALALAPGKPQNIPKEDAFLIEELTQAEIDNLFINLRTEATFFTNNFSINWVSKKGIVENINQVVQEYKHTRGLLPVRICLLGPPAIGKSTIAEKICKHYKLHHVQLKTTIPETLANLESRVLMEEGDEEDETREAREFLELLKMNMEENGGWVDEQYVIQIVKDKLSSKPCGNQGFVLDGFPKTYNQAKALFNSKDDEATDAKANVKIIPEFVFSLVATDEFLKERVLNLPENVVQGTSHCFDRFLRRLTEFRKRNSEDETVLNFFDEMDIQPEHIGIDTDDPDVLVMEKVMEIVGKPRNYGPNAKHLEEERRQAELRLREEEETRQAEAKHREEEDEEQRARCWEKWRLQEVKKQEEEQSMREEESAQQYLKDTLMPVLSEGLSELCRMQPNDAIDFLAEYLLHNDPEME, encoded by the exons ATGGCTGCAGAAGCAAAGATTCTCTCCCCCTCATCCAAACGCGTTTTTATCAACAATGTGGATAAATTTACCTCAAAATATATCGCAAAG TTTTTATCATCATGTGTTCCTGGAGCTTCCCATGTTGCCAAACAACCCGAGGATGAGGAGAAAATCCAATCATCCTTTGAGGGCACTTTTCAGATTGTTGGAACTGTTTCAGGGGAAACCGAGGAGAAGTCGATTTTTGCAGTAGAAGAATATACT AATCTCACACATGAAGAGCTTTTCCAACACCTGATGGAGTCAGACGTCATCATTTATAACATCTACAATGAGCACGCTGATCAAATAGAAGAAGCGTCCTGGGCAGTCTCag CTCTTCACAAGGAAGTTGATGCATTTTCTCAACCTAAGATGTTCATTTTAATCTCCTCAGTCATGACTTGGGCTCTTACTAGGCCACTCGATCCA AACGATCAAGAGGCTTCTTTTACAGAAGAGGACTATAGGAGACGGAAACCGCATCTCAGTTATAAAGATCATATCGCTGTGGAGAAGCTGGTGGTTAAACTGGGAAAATCT AATCAGTCAAAGTTCAGCACCTATGTGGTTGCTTCTGGACTGCAGTACGGAAAGGGCGAGCAAgcgtttcatttctttttcaag aCATCGTGGTTGGGAGAGAAAGCAGAAGTACCGATCTTCGGAGACGGCTCCAACATCATTCCAACTATCCACATCAGCGATCTGGCAGG GATCGTGCAGAATGTAATCAACCGTAAGCCGAAGCCGCAGTACTTCCTTGCGGTGGATGAATCACAGAACACCGTCGGTGAAATTATCAGT GCAATAGCGCTAGCGCTTGCGCCAGGAAAACCCCAAAACATTCCCAAAGAGGACGCATTTCTCATCGAGGAATTGACA CAAGCAGAAATCGATAATTTATTCATCAACCTTCGAACGGAAGCCACTTTTTTCACCAACAATTTCAGTATCAACTGGGTGTCAAAGAAAGGCATTGTGGAAAACATCAACCAAGTCGTGCAGGAATACAAGCACACACGAGGCCTGCTG ccTGTCCGCATCTGTCTCTTGGGACCTCCTGCTATCGGGAAAAGCACCATAGCTGAAAAGATATGCAAGCACTACAAACTGCACCATGTCCAACTCAAAACCACCATCCCTGAGACTTTGGCTAATCTG GAGTCACGTGTTCTCATGGAAGAAGGTGACGAGGAGGATGAAACACGTGAAGCGCGAGAGTTTTTGGAGTTGCTGAAGATGAACATGGAAGAAAATGGAG GCTGGGTGGATGAGCAGTATGTGATCCAAATCGTGAAGGACAAGCTGAGTAGTAAACCATGTGGAAATCAAGGCTTTGTACTGGACGGCTTTCCGAAGACCTACAATCAAGCTAAAGCACTATTTAACA GTAAGGATGACGAGGCTACAGACGCGAAGGCCAACGTCAAAATCATCCCAG agtttgtgTTCTCGCTGGTCGCCACTGACGAGTTCCTGAAAGAACGTGTTCTGAACCTGCCTGAGAACGTGGTGCAGGGAACCTCACACTGCTTCGATAGGTTTCTCAGACGACTGACCGagtttagaaaaagaaattccGAGGATGAGACTGTGCTGAACTTCTTTGATGAAATGGATATCCAACCTGAGCATATTG GGATCGACACTGATGACCCAGACGTCCTGGTGATGGAGAAGGTGATGGAGATCGTGGGGAAGCCCAGGAACTATGGTCCCAATGCAAAGCATTTGGAGGAGGAACGGAGGCAGGCGGAGCTCAGGCTGAGGGAGGAAGAGGAGACGCGCCAGGCTGAagccaagcacagggaggaaGAAGATGAAGAGCAGAGGGCACGGTGCTGGGAGAAATGG CGCTTACAAGAGGTGAAGAAGCAGGAAGAGGAGCAGTCGATGAGAGAAGAAGAATCTGCCCAGCAGTATCTGAAGGACACCTTGATGCCCGTTCTGTCTGAAGGCCTGAGTGAGTTATGCAGAATGCAACCAAATGATGCAATCGACTTCCTG GCTGAATACCTCCTTCACAACGACCCAGAAATGGAATAA
- the ak7b gene encoding adenylate kinase 7 isoform X1 → MAAEAKILSPSSKRVFINNVDKFTSKYIAKFLSSCVPGASHVAKQPEDEEKIQSSFEGTFQIVGTVSGETEEKSIFAVEEYTNLTHEELFQHLMESDVIIYNIYNEHADQIEEASWAVSALHKEVDAFSQPKMFILISSVMTWALTRPLDPNDQEASFTEEDYRRRKPHLSYKDHIAVEKLVVKLGKSNQSKFSTYVVASGLQYGKGEQAFHFFFKTSWLGEKAEVPIFGDGSNIIPTIHISDLAGIVQNVINRKPKPQYFLAVDESQNTVGEIISAIALALAPGKPQNIPKEDAFLIEELTQAEIDNLFINLRTEATFFTNNFSINWVSKKGIVENINQVVQEYKHTRGLLPVRICLLGPPAIGKSTIAEKICKHYKLHHVQLKTTIPETLANLESRVLMEEGDEEDETREAREFLELLKMNMEENGGWVDEQYVIQIVKDKLSSKPCGNQGFVLDGFPKTYNQAKALFNSKDDEATDAKANVKIIPEFVFSLVATDEFLKERVLNLPENVVQGTSHCFDRFLRRLTEFRKRNSEDETVLNFFDEMDIQPEHIGIDTDDPDVLVMEKVMEIVGKPRNYGPNAKHLEEERRQAELRLREEEETRQAEAKHREEEDEEQRARCWEKWNQRLQEVKKQEEEQSMREEESAQQYLKDTLMPVLSEGLSELCRMQPNDAIDFLAEYLLHNDPEME, encoded by the exons ATGGCTGCAGAAGCAAAGATTCTCTCCCCCTCATCCAAACGCGTTTTTATCAACAATGTGGATAAATTTACCTCAAAATATATCGCAAAG TTTTTATCATCATGTGTTCCTGGAGCTTCCCATGTTGCCAAACAACCCGAGGATGAGGAGAAAATCCAATCATCCTTTGAGGGCACTTTTCAGATTGTTGGAACTGTTTCAGGGGAAACCGAGGAGAAGTCGATTTTTGCAGTAGAAGAATATACT AATCTCACACATGAAGAGCTTTTCCAACACCTGATGGAGTCAGACGTCATCATTTATAACATCTACAATGAGCACGCTGATCAAATAGAAGAAGCGTCCTGGGCAGTCTCag CTCTTCACAAGGAAGTTGATGCATTTTCTCAACCTAAGATGTTCATTTTAATCTCCTCAGTCATGACTTGGGCTCTTACTAGGCCACTCGATCCA AACGATCAAGAGGCTTCTTTTACAGAAGAGGACTATAGGAGACGGAAACCGCATCTCAGTTATAAAGATCATATCGCTGTGGAGAAGCTGGTGGTTAAACTGGGAAAATCT AATCAGTCAAAGTTCAGCACCTATGTGGTTGCTTCTGGACTGCAGTACGGAAAGGGCGAGCAAgcgtttcatttctttttcaag aCATCGTGGTTGGGAGAGAAAGCAGAAGTACCGATCTTCGGAGACGGCTCCAACATCATTCCAACTATCCACATCAGCGATCTGGCAGG GATCGTGCAGAATGTAATCAACCGTAAGCCGAAGCCGCAGTACTTCCTTGCGGTGGATGAATCACAGAACACCGTCGGTGAAATTATCAGT GCAATAGCGCTAGCGCTTGCGCCAGGAAAACCCCAAAACATTCCCAAAGAGGACGCATTTCTCATCGAGGAATTGACA CAAGCAGAAATCGATAATTTATTCATCAACCTTCGAACGGAAGCCACTTTTTTCACCAACAATTTCAGTATCAACTGGGTGTCAAAGAAAGGCATTGTGGAAAACATCAACCAAGTCGTGCAGGAATACAAGCACACACGAGGCCTGCTG ccTGTCCGCATCTGTCTCTTGGGACCTCCTGCTATCGGGAAAAGCACCATAGCTGAAAAGATATGCAAGCACTACAAACTGCACCATGTCCAACTCAAAACCACCATCCCTGAGACTTTGGCTAATCTG GAGTCACGTGTTCTCATGGAAGAAGGTGACGAGGAGGATGAAACACGTGAAGCGCGAGAGTTTTTGGAGTTGCTGAAGATGAACATGGAAGAAAATGGAG GCTGGGTGGATGAGCAGTATGTGATCCAAATCGTGAAGGACAAGCTGAGTAGTAAACCATGTGGAAATCAAGGCTTTGTACTGGACGGCTTTCCGAAGACCTACAATCAAGCTAAAGCACTATTTAACA GTAAGGATGACGAGGCTACAGACGCGAAGGCCAACGTCAAAATCATCCCAG agtttgtgTTCTCGCTGGTCGCCACTGACGAGTTCCTGAAAGAACGTGTTCTGAACCTGCCTGAGAACGTGGTGCAGGGAACCTCACACTGCTTCGATAGGTTTCTCAGACGACTGACCGagtttagaaaaagaaattccGAGGATGAGACTGTGCTGAACTTCTTTGATGAAATGGATATCCAACCTGAGCATATTG GGATCGACACTGATGACCCAGACGTCCTGGTGATGGAGAAGGTGATGGAGATCGTGGGGAAGCCCAGGAACTATGGTCCCAATGCAAAGCATTTGGAGGAGGAACGGAGGCAGGCGGAGCTCAGGCTGAGGGAGGAAGAGGAGACGCGCCAGGCTGAagccaagcacagggaggaaGAAGATGAAGAGCAGAGGGCACGGTGCTGGGAGAAATGG aaTCAGCGCTTACAAGAGGTGAAGAAGCAGGAAGAGGAGCAGTCGATGAGAGAAGAAGAATCTGCCCAGCAGTATCTGAAGGACACCTTGATGCCCGTTCTGTCTGAAGGCCTGAGTGAGTTATGCAGAATGCAACCAAATGATGCAATCGACTTCCTG GCTGAATACCTCCTTCACAACGACCCAGAAATGGAATAA